In a genomic window of Aeromonas veronii:
- the rlmB gene encoding 23S rRNA (guanosine(2251)-2'-O)-methyltransferase RlmB: MSTELIYGIHAVSALLERTPERFIEVWALKGRDDDRLQPLLAELESLGLRVQSVNRKTLDDKAEGNNHQGIMARVKEAPKLAEHDLASLLDDLAAQESQPFLLVLDGVTDPHNLGACLRSADAAGVHAVIVPRDKATGLTSVVRKVACGAAEVVPLIQVTNLARSLRELQERGVWLVGTAGEADHDLYQAKLTGPMALVMGAEGKGMRRLTREHCDELVSIPMAGAVSSLNVSVATGVCLFEAVRQRRG, from the coding sequence ATGAGCACTGAACTGATCTACGGCATTCACGCTGTATCCGCGCTGCTGGAGCGCACTCCCGAGCGCTTCATCGAAGTGTGGGCCCTCAAGGGGCGGGATGACGACCGGCTGCAACCCCTGCTGGCCGAGCTGGAGTCCCTCGGCTTGCGCGTGCAGAGCGTGAACCGCAAGACCCTTGATGACAAAGCGGAAGGCAACAATCACCAGGGCATCATGGCCCGGGTGAAAGAGGCGCCGAAGTTGGCCGAGCACGATCTGGCCAGCCTGCTGGACGATCTGGCGGCACAAGAGAGCCAGCCCTTCCTGCTGGTGCTGGATGGCGTGACCGATCCGCACAACCTCGGCGCCTGCCTGCGCAGCGCCGATGCCGCCGGGGTCCATGCGGTGATCGTGCCGCGGGACAAGGCCACCGGCCTGACCTCGGTGGTACGCAAAGTCGCCTGTGGCGCCGCCGAAGTGGTGCCGCTCATTCAGGTCACCAACCTGGCCCGAAGCCTGCGCGAGTTGCAGGAGCGCGGTGTCTGGCTGGTCGGCACCGCTGGCGAGGCCGATCACGACCTCTATCAGGCCAAGCTGACCGGCCCGATGGCGCTGGTGATGGGCGCTGAAGGCAAGGGCATGCGTCGCCTGACCCGCGAGCACTGCGACGAGCTGGTGAGCATACCGATGGCGGGGGCGGTATCCAGCCTCAACGTTTCGGTGGCAACCGGCGTCTGCCTGTTCGAAGCCGTGCGTCAGCGTCGCGGTTAA
- a CDS encoding Crp/Fnr family transcriptional regulator, whose product MLTDRPPFDWAQVADKEEAARLLSFARPLTLSPKSSLWHAGDSPDLLVRVEQGLLRAKLVLEDGREYIKEFYWEGDEFLDFHHLLSGEPARYSVEALEPCRLQLFSLADLRQLPGWPRWYQHLLEVQLRIKEEKEQLLLTGSPQARYQHFLDSFPALDARVPDHQIAAYLGITPISLSRIRKRLKELNKG is encoded by the coding sequence ATGCTGACTGACAGACCCCCCTTCGATTGGGCGCAGGTCGCAGATAAAGAGGAGGCCGCGCGCCTCCTCTCTTTTGCCCGCCCGCTGACCCTCAGCCCGAAAAGCAGCCTCTGGCACGCCGGCGACAGCCCGGATCTGCTGGTCAGGGTGGAGCAGGGGCTGTTGCGGGCCAAGCTGGTACTGGAGGATGGCCGCGAGTACATCAAGGAGTTCTATTGGGAAGGGGACGAGTTTCTCGACTTTCACCACCTGCTCAGTGGCGAGCCGGCCCGCTACAGTGTGGAGGCGCTGGAGCCCTGCCGTCTGCAGCTGTTCAGTCTGGCCGACTTGCGCCAGCTGCCCGGCTGGCCGCGCTGGTATCAGCACCTGTTGGAGGTGCAGCTGCGCATCAAGGAAGAGAAGGAGCAATTGCTGCTGACCGGCAGTCCGCAGGCGCGCTATCAGCACTTTCTCGACAGCTTTCCCGCACTCGATGCCAGAGTGCCCGACCACCAGATCGCCGCCTATCTCGGTATCACGCCCATCAGCCTGAGCCGCATTCGCAAACGGCTGAAAGAACTTAACAAAGGTTAA
- a CDS encoding GNAT family N-acetyltransferase: protein MNWILKPWSELTTDELYELLALRAEVFVVEQTCPFQDLDGLDRREGVWHLLGYQGEQLAAYARIMAPGIGDESGTAIGRVVTSPKARGGGLGHQLIGEAVKACEARWPTHSIWLGAQAHLQGFYGQHGFVAEGEGYLEDEIPHMGMRRAAA, encoded by the coding sequence ATGAACTGGATCCTGAAACCCTGGTCTGAACTGACCACTGACGAGTTGTATGAGTTGCTGGCGCTACGGGCCGAGGTGTTCGTGGTGGAGCAGACCTGCCCCTTCCAGGATCTGGACGGGCTCGATCGCCGCGAGGGGGTCTGGCACCTGCTCGGTTATCAGGGCGAACAGCTTGCTGCTTACGCGCGGATCATGGCGCCCGGTATCGGCGATGAGAGCGGCACCGCCATCGGTCGGGTGGTGACCTCGCCCAAAGCGCGCGGCGGTGGTCTCGGTCACCAGCTGATCGGCGAGGCGGTCAAGGCGTGCGAGGCGCGCTGGCCGACCCACAGCATCTGGTTGGGGGCGCAGGCTCATCTGCAGGGCTTCTACGGCCAGCACGGTTTTGTGGCGGAAGGGGAAGGCTATCTCGAAGACGAAATCCCCCATATGGGGATGCGCAGAGCCGCGGCCTGA
- a CDS encoding GGDEF domain-containing protein, translated as MSKDTFAQSAAYLKQAVPLMIKYQIPTTPDNYHLWYNYVSASMPELNQAIDQAVKMQGTCSLTTCERLYHQYLAAQDEKQMEAMKLSLAAMANELGHSMQDAISDTGMFQEMLDKSFDKLSRIDDEGFSLEDTMGILRDLVRESRDVRMSTMHFRNQLSNAEKEIKELRAALNETRKLANEDALTSLLNRRAFDLELDGLIHSQHPFSLILADIDRFKNFNDEYGHLLGDQVLRAFSKRLRDVCKEGVTAYRLGGEEFAMLVPHRSLALARQMAESMRRAIERMSILDRKSGRRIDHITASFGVGEFNSQESADCLVERTDKLLYKAKELGRNRVMPLPS; from the coding sequence ATGAGTAAGGACACGTTTGCCCAATCGGCCGCCTATCTCAAACAGGCGGTACCCTTGATGATTAAGTACCAGATCCCCACCACGCCGGACAATTACCACCTGTGGTACAACTATGTTTCGGCCAGCATGCCCGAGCTCAACCAGGCGATTGATCAGGCGGTCAAAATGCAGGGCACCTGCTCGCTCACCACCTGCGAGCGGCTCTATCACCAATATCTGGCCGCCCAAGACGAGAAGCAGATGGAGGCGATGAAACTGAGCCTCGCGGCCATGGCCAACGAGCTCGGTCACTCCATGCAAGATGCCATATCCGATACCGGTATGTTTCAGGAGATGCTCGACAAGAGTTTTGACAAGCTCAGTCGCATCGATGACGAAGGCTTCAGCTTGGAAGATACCATGGGGATCCTGCGGGATCTGGTGCGCGAATCGCGGGACGTGCGGATGTCCACCATGCACTTTCGCAATCAGCTCAGCAATGCGGAGAAAGAGATCAAGGAGCTGCGGGCGGCACTCAACGAGACCCGCAAGCTGGCCAACGAAGATGCTCTCACCAGCCTGCTCAACCGCCGCGCCTTCGATCTGGAGCTGGATGGGTTGATCCACAGCCAGCACCCCTTCTCACTGATCCTCGCCGATATCGATCGCTTCAAAAACTTCAATGACGAATATGGTCACCTGCTCGGCGATCAGGTCCTGCGCGCCTTCAGCAAACGGCTGCGCGATGTCTGCAAGGAGGGGGTCACCGCCTATCGGCTGGGTGGGGAAGAGTTCGCCATGCTGGTCCCCCACCGCTCGCTGGCGCTGGCCAGACAGATGGCAGAGAGCATGCGCCGGGCCATCGAGCGGATGTCGATTCTGGATCGCAAATCGGGCCGTCGCATCGACCATATCACCGCCTCGTTTGGCGTGGGGGAGTTCAACAGTCAGGAGAGCGCCGACTGTCTGGTCGAGCGTACCGACAAGCTGCTCTACAAGGCCAAGGAGCTGGGGCGCAACCGGGTGATGCCGCTCCCGTCCTGA
- the rnr gene encoding ribonuclease R: protein MSQKDPFLEREAEKYENPIASREMILDLIKGHEKPMSREELAKVLKLTDEEPLEALRRRLRAMERDGQLVFTRNQCYALPDRLNLVKGYVLGHKDGFGFLRPEGGGPDLFLNNREMQRLMHGDYALVQPTEIDRKGRQEARLVRLLKSREADIVGRYFVENGVGFVVPDDSRIGQDIIIPEGENKGARQSQVVVVRINQRATARFNAVGTVLEVLGENMAPGMEIEIALRTHGIPHTWPEEVTKEVAGLGEQVPEKAKEGRIDLRALPLVTIDGEDARDFDDAVFCEAKRGGGWRLWVAIADVSAYVKPGTALDTEAYQRGNSVYFPEFVVPMLPEVLSNGLCSLNPQVDRLCMVCEMTISAAGRMSGYKFYEAVMNSHARLTYTKVAAILDGDPKLRQQYDPLVGHIEELNNLYKALKQARHQRGAVEFESEETRFIFNAQRKIDRIVPLVRNDAHKIIEECMIQANVAAARYIEKNEAAALFRVHDRPGEERLTGFRDFLAELGLELKGGLEPEPKDFAELAAKFEGRPDAELLSTMLLRSMRQAIYQADNIGHFGLALKSYAHFTSPIRRYPDLILHRAIKYQTAKEQQANLRHKWTPSGGYHYQLEEVDPMGEHCSMTERRADDATRDVADWLKCEYMLDHVGDEFDGVIASVTGFGFFVRLAEIHIDGLVHVSTLTNDYYQFDPLHQQLIGENFRRRYRLGDKVRVKVMGVNLDDRKIDFVMVEEPLKITGKNAKQAVRKMAEIKKEKAKSAERHEKRKEKDGKESGKPAKGGRAKPSNRRPGKKARDKAKSTK from the coding sequence ATGTCTCAAAAAGATCCTTTCCTCGAACGCGAGGCCGAAAAATACGAGAATCCCATCGCCAGTCGCGAGATGATCCTCGACCTCATCAAGGGCCACGAAAAACCCATGTCACGGGAAGAGCTGGCCAAGGTTCTCAAGCTGACCGATGAAGAGCCACTGGAAGCCCTGCGTCGCCGTCTGCGTGCCATGGAGCGCGATGGACAGCTGGTCTTCACGCGCAACCAGTGTTATGCCCTGCCGGATCGCCTGAATCTGGTGAAAGGCTACGTACTCGGCCACAAGGATGGCTTCGGTTTCCTGCGTCCCGAGGGTGGTGGCCCGGATCTGTTCCTCAACAACCGCGAAATGCAGCGTCTGATGCACGGCGACTATGCGCTGGTGCAGCCGACCGAAATCGACCGCAAGGGGCGCCAGGAGGCGCGTCTGGTGCGTCTGCTCAAATCCCGTGAGGCGGATATCGTCGGTCGTTACTTCGTCGAGAATGGCGTCGGTTTCGTGGTGCCTGACGACAGCCGCATCGGTCAGGACATCATCATCCCGGAAGGGGAGAACAAGGGGGCTCGCCAGAGCCAGGTCGTGGTCGTGCGCATCAACCAGCGCGCCACAGCCCGCTTCAACGCGGTCGGTACCGTGCTGGAGGTGCTGGGTGAAAACATGGCACCCGGCATGGAGATCGAAATCGCCCTGCGTACCCACGGCATTCCGCACACCTGGCCGGAGGAGGTGACCAAGGAGGTTGCCGGTCTGGGTGAACAGGTGCCGGAGAAAGCCAAAGAGGGCCGCATCGACCTGCGTGCCCTGCCGCTGGTGACCATTGACGGGGAAGATGCCCGTGACTTCGATGACGCCGTCTTCTGTGAAGCCAAGCGTGGTGGCGGCTGGCGCCTGTGGGTTGCCATTGCCGACGTCTCCGCTTATGTGAAGCCGGGCACAGCCCTCGACACCGAAGCCTATCAGCGCGGTAACTCCGTCTATTTCCCCGAGTTCGTGGTGCCCATGCTGCCGGAGGTGCTCTCCAACGGTCTCTGTTCCCTGAACCCGCAGGTTGACCGCCTCTGCATGGTGTGCGAGATGACCATCTCCGCCGCTGGCCGCATGTCCGGCTACAAGTTCTACGAAGCGGTAATGAACTCTCACGCCCGTCTGACCTATACCAAGGTGGCGGCGATCCTCGACGGGGATCCCAAGCTGCGCCAGCAGTATGACCCGCTGGTGGGCCATATCGAAGAGCTCAACAACCTCTACAAGGCGCTCAAACAGGCCCGTCATCAGCGCGGCGCGGTGGAGTTCGAGAGCGAGGAGACCCGCTTCATCTTCAACGCCCAGCGCAAGATCGACCGCATCGTGCCGCTGGTGCGCAACGACGCCCACAAGATCATCGAAGAGTGCATGATCCAGGCGAACGTGGCTGCGGCTCGTTATATCGAGAAGAACGAAGCTGCCGCCCTGTTCCGGGTCCACGACCGTCCGGGCGAAGAGCGTCTGACCGGTTTCCGCGATTTTCTGGCCGAACTGGGTCTGGAGCTCAAGGGCGGTCTCGAGCCCGAGCCGAAGGATTTCGCCGAGCTGGCTGCCAAATTTGAAGGGCGCCCCGATGCGGAGCTGCTCTCCACCATGCTGCTGCGCTCCATGCGTCAGGCCATCTATCAGGCTGACAACATCGGTCACTTCGGTCTGGCCCTGAAGTCCTACGCCCACTTCACCTCGCCGATCCGTCGTTACCCCGACCTCATCCTGCACCGCGCGATCAAGTATCAGACCGCCAAGGAGCAGCAGGCCAACCTGCGCCACAAGTGGACCCCGAGCGGTGGTTACCACTACCAGCTGGAAGAAGTGGATCCGATGGGCGAGCACTGCTCCATGACCGAGCGTCGTGCCGACGATGCCACTCGCGATGTGGCCGACTGGCTCAAGTGCGAGTACATGCTGGATCACGTGGGTGACGAGTTCGACGGCGTTATCGCCAGCGTCACCGGCTTTGGCTTCTTCGTGCGTCTGGCCGAGATCCACATCGACGGTCTGGTGCACGTCAGCACCCTCACCAACGACTACTACCAGTTCGACCCCCTGCATCAGCAGCTGATCGGCGAGAACTTCCGCCGCCGCTACCGTCTGGGCGACAAGGTGCGGGTCAAGGTGATGGGCGTCAATCTGGACGATCGCAAGATCGACTTCGTGATGGTGGAAGAGCCCCTCAAGATCACCGGCAAGAACGCCAAGCAGGCTGTTCGCAAGATGGCCGAGATCAAGAAGGAGAAGGCCAAGAGCGCCGAGCGCCACGAAAAGCGCAAAGAGAAAGATGGCAAGGAGAGCGGCAAACCCGCCAAGGGTGGCCGTGCCAAACCCAGCAACAGACGACCGGGCAAAAAAGCTCGCGATAAGGCCAAGAGCACCAAATGA
- the ompA gene encoding porin OmpA — MKKSLITLLVTGLLAANAQAAGQDNTWYGGAKLGWSNFYGIDESNALTLGNETNDALGAGVFGGYQINQNLGLELGYDYLGNYKYDATTAAGAFSDEVKAQLAQLTLKLGFPVTDNLDLYGRVGGGYGWADTKSDVYKDDSRFVMVGALGAEYAFNLDWAARLEYQYSTPYGDRDDTGVRMDNGLLSLAAVYRFGQVAPVAPAPAPEPAPAPVMVEKQFTLSSDVLFDFNKATLKPQASQALDSLYTQIEEARPKDGVATVIGYTDRIGSDSYNQKLSEQRAQTVANYLVGKGIPASKVNVEGRGKASPVTGDSCVSKAKRELIVCLAPDRRVEVKVEGVAEAQQ, encoded by the coding sequence ATGAAAAAATCATTGATTACCTTGCTGGTTACCGGTTTGCTCGCAGCTAATGCCCAGGCAGCCGGTCAAGACAACACCTGGTATGGCGGTGCCAAACTGGGTTGGTCCAACTTCTATGGCATTGATGAAAGCAATGCCCTGACCCTTGGCAATGAGACCAACGATGCCTTGGGTGCAGGCGTGTTTGGCGGCTATCAGATCAACCAGAATCTGGGGCTGGAGCTGGGTTACGACTACTTGGGCAATTACAAATACGATGCAACTACGGCGGCTGGCGCTTTCAGTGATGAAGTGAAAGCGCAGCTGGCGCAGCTGACCCTGAAACTGGGTTTCCCGGTTACCGATAATCTGGATCTCTATGGTCGTGTCGGTGGTGGTTATGGCTGGGCTGATACCAAGAGCGATGTCTACAAAGATGACAGCCGCTTTGTCATGGTCGGCGCACTGGGTGCCGAGTATGCGTTCAATCTGGACTGGGCTGCTCGCCTGGAGTATCAGTACAGCACCCCGTATGGCGACCGTGATGACACCGGCGTGAGAATGGATAACGGCCTGCTGTCGCTGGCGGCGGTTTATCGCTTTGGTCAGGTTGCCCCTGTGGCTCCCGCCCCGGCTCCGGAACCTGCTCCCGCACCTGTGATGGTTGAAAAGCAGTTCACCCTGAGCTCCGATGTGCTGTTTGACTTCAACAAGGCGACCCTGAAGCCGCAGGCCAGTCAGGCACTGGATAGCCTCTATACCCAGATCGAAGAGGCGCGACCCAAGGATGGCGTAGCAACCGTGATTGGTTACACCGACCGCATCGGTTCTGACTCTTACAACCAGAAGCTTTCCGAGCAGCGCGCCCAGACCGTTGCCAACTATCTGGTTGGCAAAGGGATCCCGGCCAGCAAGGTCAATGTAGAAGGGCGTGGCAAGGCTTCCCCGGTTACCGGCGACAGCTGCGTCAGCAAAGCCAAGCGTGAGCTGATAGTCTGCCTGGCACCGGATCGTCGTGTAGAAGTGAAGGTGGAAGGGGTTGCCGAGGCTCAGCAATAA